The Rugosibacter aromaticivorans region CCAAGTGGCATTGTGGCGTAACACCACCAGATTGCCGTAACCTCGCAAACCGGCGCCCGCATAAGAGACCACGCCATCCGCAGCGGCGAGCACTGGATCGCCAAGTTTGCCCGCGATATCCAGTCCCTTGCTACTTCCGTCAGCAAATGGTTCCAGGATTTTTCCGTTGGTCGGCCATATCCATCCTGGCGCCGTGGCTACAGCAGGTTGTTCAACCGCCACAGGTGCCTCGGCCACCTTCGGCTCGACTGTTGTATTTGTCGCAGGTTTACCTGCATTGACAGCGGATTGGGCATGCGCTAACGCATCGGCGGAGAAGGCTACCTTACCCCCTTTGGGCTCACGCTTGAATGGGTCTGCTGCGGTATTTTCAGCTTTGATTTCGATTGGGCCGGATGTAGTCACTGGCTTGACTACTGCCACTTGTACATCACTCTCTGGCGGGGCAACGCGTAACAGTTGATCTACTTTGATAAGATTCGCGTTATCGAGTTGATTCCATGCAGCGACATCCTTGTAATCCTGACCATGCTCCAAAGCAATACTGTAAAGCGTGTCACCTTTTTTGACGAGATACATCCCTGGAGTTACTGTTCTGGATGAGGTGCTGCTTCCTGCATTGTTTGCCGTCGGCTTGCCGTGACGGTCGACCACAGGCACCGGGGCATAATTGGCGCAACCACTCAAGAGTGCACACAGCAGAATAAATAAACAACGCGCTGTATTCAGCGATGTGTTCATTCCACCCCCGCCAACAAGGGCACAAACCGCACCGCATCAAATCGCGTTTCAATCCATCCGGATTCCGTGCGTTCAATCAAACAAATCACTTGCTCCGCACCGCCTAACGGCATCACAAGGCGTCCGCCGGGCGAGAGCTGCGCAAGCAAGGTTTGCGGAACCGTCTTTGAGGCTGCGGCCAAGATGATCGTATCAAACGGCGCCGCCTCAGATAGCCCCAGGTTGCCATCTGCATGTTTGAGGCGAATACGCGTGAGCTTGAGTTGGCGCAGGTTGTCCCGCGCACGCGCCAACAACGGCGCGATGCGTTCAATGGCAAAAACCTGTTTGGTCAAAATGCTCAGCACAGCGGCTTGATAACCGCAACCGGCACCGACTTCCAGTGTTTTGCCTAATTCACGGCCCTGAATCAAAATTTCGATCATGCGCGCCACGACATAGGGTTGCGAGATGGTCTGTGCGAACCCTAACGGCAGGGCAGTATCCTCATACGCGCGATTGGCTAGCGCAGGTTCAACAAACACATGGCGGGGAATCACCCCCATGGCATGCAGCACGCGGGGGTCTCTCACGCCTTGCTCACGCAAGCGCTCGACCATGCGCGTGCGCGTGCGCTGTGACGTCATGCCAATGCCGGCTTGCGCTGACGAATTAAAGGCTGCGGTGTCCATTGAGTGGCTTGATCCATTGATGCACATCGGCCATCTGGCCGGCATGGGTTAAATCGATTTGCAGCGGGGTCACCGATACCCAACCTTGCTCTACGGCATAAAAATCAGTGCCTTCACCCGCATCCGCCGCAGGGCCAGCGGCACCGATCCAATACACGGTTTCACCGCGCGGGGTGACGGACTTCACCGCAGGTTCCGCTTTGTGACGGCGTCCGAGACGCGTCACCTGAATGCCACGTAACGCATCATAAGGGCAATCAGGCACGTTCACATTCAGCAACACCGGAAAATTAAAAGCTTGCACAGTAAAACGCTGCACCAACTCACTCGCCACGCGGCCAGCAGTAGCGAAATGCTTACCCGCAAAGCTGGCAAGCGAAATGGCAATGGCAGGCACGCCCAGCAAATGTCCTTCCATCGCGGCAGCGACGGTGCCTGAATAGATCGTATCGTCGCCCATGTTAGCGCCCAGGTTTATGCCCGACACCACCATGTCCGGCTGCTCTGGAAGCACCCCGGTGACGGCCAGATGCACGCAGTCGGAAGGC contains the following coding sequences:
- the surE gene encoding 5'/3'-nucleotidase SurE; this translates as MRILLSNDDGYLAPGLVQLAASLAGLGEITVVAPERNRSGASNSLTLDRPLHLRRAENGFQYVTGTPSDCVHLAVTGVLPEQPDMVVSGINLGANMGDDTIYSGTVAAAMEGHLLGVPAIAISLASFAGKHFATAGRVASELVQRFTVQAFNFPVLLNVNVPDCPYDALRGIQVTRLGRRHKAEPAVKSVTPRGETVYWIGAAGPAADAGEGTDFYAVEQGWVSVTPLQIDLTHAGQMADVHQWIKPLNGHRSL
- a CDS encoding protein-L-isoaspartate(D-aspartate) O-methyltransferase, giving the protein MDTAAFNSSAQAGIGMTSQRTRTRMVERLREQGVRDPRVLHAMGVIPRHVFVEPALANRAYEDTALPLGFAQTISQPYVVARMIEILIQGRELGKTLEVGAGCGYQAAVLSILTKQVFAIERIAPLLARARDNLRQLKLTRIRLKHADGNLGLSEAAPFDTIILAAASKTVPQTLLAQLSPGGRLVMPLGGAEQVICLIERTESGWIETRFDAVRFVPLLAGVE
- a CDS encoding peptidoglycan DD-metalloendopeptidase family protein produces the protein MNTSLNTARCLFILLCALLSGCANYAPVPVVDRHGKPTANNAGSSTSSRTVTPGMYLVKKGDTLYSIALEHGQDYKDVAAWNQLDNANLIKVDQLLRVAPPESDVQVAVVKPVTTSGPIEIKAENTAADPFKREPKGGKVAFSADALAHAQSAVNAGKPATNTTVEPKVAEAPVAVEQPAVATAPGWIWPTNGKILEPFADGSSKGLDIAGKLGDPVLAAADGVVSYAGAGLRGYGNLVVLRHNATWLSVYAHNSKILVKEKQTVKRGQKIAEIGSSDAESPRLHFEIRQQGKPVDPQKILPAR